A genomic segment from Danio aesculapii chromosome 17, fDanAes4.1, whole genome shotgun sequence encodes:
- the LOC130244108 gene encoding P2Y purinoceptor 8 has translation MSAVNNISWAWAKNCTYSDDLALPLVPYMDCPSNRKYISSSISFVFYGLTIFGTIGNLWSLWACMRPSQPWSIGSIGVLNMALCDLAYLASVGPWAAYISSDYHWKMGRPLCFMVKILYFAGMTSSTMFICAISTDRFLAIVFPLQSRMIRTPRNTVLVSLLLWAITAISIYFNYPNIIYWIREDGIHVCGAVVVFTLGASETTYNLLSYYAFQVSIPLLIIIPSYVKIISRMKQSRQQWGPGNMQGLDKTIWLIAVFIANFLVCWVPAQLLHIIACIIFYTLDFCKNACWVAWVVNLLSEVSQILYCLNACLDPIIFHMQWGPGEPPPMVVLANWARKVLRVGKKQDLAGPSEEPAGVIQVDNGSKNTTEKT, from the coding sequence ATGTCGGCAGTAAACAACATTTCTTGGGCTTGGGCAAAAAACTGCACCTACTCCGATGATCTGGCCCTTCCTTTGGTTCCATATATGGACTGTCCATCCAACCGCAAGTACATCTCATCCTCCATATCTTTTGTCTTTTATGGACTTACCATTTTTGGGACAATTGGAAATCTCTGGAGCCTGTGGGCTTGCATGCGGCCATCCCAACCTTGGAGTATTGGGTCCATAGGTGTCCTAAACATGGCCCTATGTGACCTTGCCTATCTGGCCTCTGTAGGACCCTGGGCTGCCTATATTAGCTCTGACTACCACTGGAAAATGGGTCGCCCGCTCTGCTTCATGGTTAAAATCCTGTACTTTGCCGGGATGACTTCTAGCACCATGTTTATCTGCGCCATCAGCACTGATCGCTTCCTTGCAATTGTATTTCCTCTGCAATCCCGAATGATCCGCACCCCTCGAAACACTGTACTGGTTTCCCTTCTGCTCTGGGCCATCACTGCCATCTCCATTTACTTCAATTATCCAAACATCATTTACTGGATCAGGGAGGATGGCATCCATGTATGTGGAGCGGTGGTGGTCTTTACATTGGGGGCCAGTGAAACAACCTACAATCTCCTATCCTACTATGCCTTTCAGGTGTCCATCCCACTGCTCATCATCATACCGTCCTACGTAAAAATCATTTCCCGGATGAAGCAGTCACGGCAGCAGTGGGGCCCAGGCAACATGCAGGGCCTGGACAAGACCATCTGGCTGATTGCTGTTTTCATTGCCAACTTCCTGGTGTGTTGGGTGCCAGCTCAGCTGCTTCACATCATTGCCTGTATCATTTTCTACACTTTGGATTTTtgtaaaaatgcttgctgggttgcaTGGGTAGTCAACCTCCTCTCTGAAGTCTCACAAATACTGTACTGTCTCAATGCGTGTCTCGATCCTATAATATTCCACATGCAGTGGGGACCTGGAGAACCGCCTCCTATGGTTGTGTTGGCAAACTGGGCTAGAAAGGTCTTACGGGTAGGTAAGAAACAAGATTTAGCTGGACCATCAGAGGAACCTGCCGGAGTGATCCAGGTAGACAATGGATCCAAAAACACAACTGAGAAAACCTGA